The window CATGAACATCGTCACCGGCACGATGATAAGCACCATGACCACCACCATGCGGAAGCGGTAAACGGTTTTCATTCACATATTCATACTTTAGTAAGGGTTCCAATTTTAGTGTTGGTGAGAATACACAGGTTGGTCTTGACAAAGCCGTAAATTAATGAGGAACACATAGCTCGTTTGGGCATGGAGCGCGCCGGGAGCCGTGAACGGCTCAGCTAGACGAGGCTGCCGGTAATCGTTTGATTGGATTGGCTGCTGAGGTTGAGCAGGAATTTTTTTGATAAATGGTTGGCGTTTTTAAAGGCGATGGAGAGCATCAATTTAATCCGGTTGAGCTGATTTACCTCGCTGGCGCCGGGATCATAGTCAATCGCCGCAATATTTGCCTGCGGGTAATGCCTTCTTAGATCCTTAATCATCCCTTTTCCGGTAACGTGGTTGGGAAGGCAGGCAAAAGGCTGGACACAGACGATATTGGGCGCTCCGTGCTCAATCAGCCCGATCATTTCCGCTGTCAGAAGCCATCCTTCGCCGGTATGGCGCCCGAGAGAAAGTATTCTGCTGGCTCTTTCCGCCTGCGTGTAAATTGAAGGCGGGGGGTCAAAACGTTCGCTTCGTTCCAGGGCTGCTTTCATTTCCTTTCTGCAGAATTCCAGCAGGCTGATGAAAACCTTGCCGCTGAAATACTGCCTTCTGCTGCCGTCCAGGGTATGGTGTTTGTAAGTAAGGTCGTAGGCGCAGTAGATGAAAAAGTCCATCATGTCCGGCACAATGGCCTCCGCTCCCTCGTCTTCCAGTACCTGGACGACGGAATTATTAGCCTGCGGGTTGTATTTGACCAGAATTTCTCCAACTACACCCACCCGCGGCTTTTTTATATTACTGATTTTCAACTGGTCAAAATCCCTGACGATTTGTTGGATATACTTCTTAAAGCTGCCCGAATCAGCGTGAATGAGATGTTCGTTGCAGATCTCGACCCATTTTCCAAACAGCGCGTTAGCCGAGCCCCGGATTGCTTCATAAGGCCTGACCCTGTGCAGGACCCGCATCAGCAGATCGCCGTAGGTCAGTCCCATGAGGGCTTTTCTCCATAACCGGGGGGTTATTTGAAAGCCCGGATTCTTCTCTAGTCCCGCAATATTAGCAGATATAACGGGAATCTTGCCAAAACCGGAATCCTGCAGGGCCTTCCTTAATAAGCTGATATAGTTTGTTGCCCTGCATCCTCCGCCCGTCTTGGTTATGGCCACGGAAGTGCTGTTTAAATCGTATTTCCCGGATTTCAGGGCCTGGA of the Desulfotomaculum sp. genome contains:
- a CDS encoding 2-hydroxyglutaryl-CoA dehydratase — its product is LEGKVGLTEDSAAHLGKVKRPLRVVDQWMYHSRLYAAASLAITRENLELIQLNSFGCGLDAVTTDQVEEILSQHDKHYTCLKIDEVSNLGAAKIRIRSFKAAVEDRAARAKIAEQAAATTGSRIIFTKEMKKTNTILCPQFSPIHFKFIEGAFRSEGYNLVLLQKADQDAVNEGIKYVNNDACYPSIMVVGQLIQALKSGKYDLNSTSVAITKTGGGCRATNYISLLRKALQDSGFGKIPVISANIAGLEKNPGFQITPRLWRKALMGLTYGDLLMRVLHRVRPYEAIRGSANALFGKWVEICNEHLIHADSGSFKKYIQQIVRDFDQLKISNIKKPRVGVVGEILVKYNPQANNSVVQVLEDEGAEAIVPDMMDFFIYCAYDLTYKHHTLDGSRRQYFSGKVFISLLEFCRKEMKAALERSERFDPPPSIYTQAERASRILSLGRHTGEGWLLTAEMIGLIEHGAPNIVCVQPFACLPNHVTGKGMIKDLRRHYPQANIAAIDYDPGASEVNQLNRIKLMLSIAFKNANHLSKKFLLNLSSQSNQTITGSLV